A DNA window from Helianthus annuus cultivar XRQ/B chromosome 15, HanXRQr2.0-SUNRISE, whole genome shotgun sequence contains the following coding sequences:
- the LOC110914520 gene encoding uncharacterized protein LOC110914520, with the protein MSKQVGNTPLKVPTYADFRKPHANPSMGSGVQDKGEVNVQNVADKETEPTITFAKVVQAQKQEVKINFRQMEATDTMDGIDVVIPVSSVKEVNDRFPNTLYGYFLGKRLAYPVVDYYVKHNWAKYGLSRMMMNTKGFFFFKFNTKQGMEQLLEDSPWMIRNVPNILKQWSSSANVMKEEITEIPVWVKMHEVPLPAFTEDGLSLLASKIGVPKMVDSYMASMCSESWGRSSFARALIEVHAGKELKRSVKVAIPSMEGTGYSTAEVKIEYDWEPLRCSTCCVFGHDDNTCPKKPKPEENNDLNKKKDNFHEVKAKNKKGGQQGVNLKTQKQKMIYRPVVKKKVDGAIASSSRVHVSNPFDVLQVDEGLPHTDGLNDKSSGQPKPKAKGGQDGYEEVIDDGVEVDELLGEIPNYLDKKLEKKGAEGASTPGERGY; encoded by the coding sequence ATGTCAAAACAGGTTGGGAATACCCCCTTGAAAGTTCCCACATATGCTGATTTTCGTAAGCCACATGCAAACCCTAGTATGGGTTCTGGAGTGCAAGATAAGGGTGAAGTGAATGTGCAGAATGTGGCGGATAAGGAGACAGAACCGACGATTACCTTTGCTAAGGTGGTGCAAGCTCAAAAACAGGAAGTAAAGATCAACTTTCGGCAGATGGAAGCGACGGATACCATGGATGGGATAGATGTTGTCATACCCGTATCCTCTGTTAAAGAAGTGAATGATAGATTTCCGAATACGTTGTACGGATACTTCTTGGGAAAGAGGTTAGCTTATCCTGTGGTTGATTATTATGTGAAACATAATTGGGCAAAATATGGGTTATCTAGAATGATGATGAACACTAAGGGgtttttcttcttcaagtttAACACGAAGCAAGGGATGGAACAGTTACTGGAGGATAGTCCATGGATGATAAGGAATGTTCCTAATATTCTGAAACAATGGTCATCATCGGCTAATGTGATGAAGGAGGAAATTACCGAGATTCCTGTGTGGGTTAAAATGCATGAAGTGCCGTTACCTGCATTTACTGAAGATGGGTTGAGTCTACTAGCTTCGAAGATAGGAGTGCCTAAGATGGTAGATTCTTACATGGCATCTATGTGTTCCGAATCTTGGGGTAGGAGCAGCTTTGCGCGGGCGCTTATAGAAGTTCATGCAGGAAAAGAATTGAAACGTAGTGTTAAGGTTGCTATACCGTCTATGGAAGGAACAGGATACTCAACGGCTGAGGTGAAAATTGAATATGACTGGGAACCGCTAAGATGCTCTACCTGTTGTGTATTTGGACATGATGACAATACATGTCCAAAGAAACCGAAACCAGAGGAAAATAATGATCTTAATAAGAAAAAAGACAACTTCCATGAAGTAAAAGCAAAAAATAAGAAAGGAGGTCAGCAAGGTGTTAACTTAAAAACGCAGAAACAAAAAATGATATACAGGCCGGTGGTTAAGAAGAAGGTTGATGGGGCGATTGCTTCGTCGTCTCGGGTTCATGTCTCAAACCCGTTCGATGTACTTCAGGTCGATGAAGGGCTGCCGCATACGGATGGTTTGAATGACAAATCTAGTGGCCAACCGAAACCAAAAGCTAAAGGAGGTCAGGACGGATATGAGGAGGTTATTGATGATGGGGTAGAGGTGGATGAGCTCTTAGGTGAAATCCCAAACTACTTAGATAAAAAATTGGAAAAGAAAGGAGCTGAGGGTGCAAGCACACCCGGGGAAAGAGGGTATTAA